Proteins encoded together in one Triticum dicoccoides isolate Atlit2015 ecotype Zavitan chromosome 7B, WEW_v2.0, whole genome shotgun sequence window:
- the LOC119336254 gene encoding polyadenylate-binding protein-interacting protein 12-like isoform X1 yields the protein MAVVETSADHVAPAASDHGAAPYHASSEGGDAGEREMRDLEELLSKLNPMAEEFVPPSLAAHPMPPPPYAGYYPNGPPAAGFAPVASPGHRGVVGFPAADGRGRKKFGGYGGGYPHGGKRRVNSRTSQAQRDEVIRRTVYVSDIDHQVTEEQLAALFINVGQVVDCRMCGDPNSVLRFAFIEFTDEEGARAALNLSGTVLGYYPVRVLPSKTAIAPVNPTFLPRSDDEREMCARTIYCTNIDKKVSQADVKLFFESICGEVYRLRLLGDYQHNTRIAFVEFVMAESATAALNCSGVILGSLPIRVSPSKTPVRPRAPRPMMN from the exons ATGGCCGTAGTCGAGACCTCCGCCGACCacgtcgcccccgccgcctccgACCACGGCGCCGCGCCGTACCACGCCTCCTCGGAGGGGGGCGACGCGGGGGAGCGCGAGATGCGGGATCTGGAGGAGCTCCTCTCCAAGCTCAACCCCATGGCGGAGGAGTTCGTCCCGCCTTCGCTCGCCGCGCACCCCATGCCGCCGCCCCCCTACGCCGGCTACTACCCCAACGGCCCACCCGCCGCCGGCTTCGCGCCGGTCGCCTCGCCGGGCCACCGCGGGGTCGtcggcttccccgccgccgacggcCGCGGCAGG AAGAAGTTCGGAGGTTACGGCGGCGGCTACCCCCACGGCGGCAAGCGGCGGGTCAACAGCCGCACCAGCCAGGCGCAGCGCGACGAGGTGATCCGCCGGACGGTCTACGTCTCCGACATCGATCATCAG GTCACCGAAGAGCAACTGGCAGCACTATTTATCAACGTAGGGCAG GTTGTGGACTGCCGCATGTGTGGAGATCCAAATTCAGTTCTTCGTTTTGCTTTCATAGAGTTTACTGATGAGG AGGGTGCAAGGGCTGCTCTAAATCTGTCAGGAACTGTGCTTGGATATTATCCTGTGAGGGTTCTGCCATCAAAAACTGCAATTGCACCAGTCAATCCTACGTTCCTGCCCAGG TCTGATGATGAGCGTGAGATGTGTGCAAGGACCATCTACTGcacaaacatcgacaagaag GTCTCTCAGGCAGATGTGAAACTGTTCTTCGAGTCAATATGTGGAGAG GTCTATCGGCTGAGGTTGCTTGGGGACTACCAGCATAATACTCGCATTGCCTTTGTGGAGTTTGTTATG GCTGAAAGTGCTACAGCTGCTCTCAACTGCAGTGGTGTTATACTGGGTTCCCTGCCAATAAG GGTGAGTCCATCTAAGACTCCCGTTCGTCCCCGTGCTCCTCGGCCAATGATGAACTAG
- the LOC119336254 gene encoding polyadenylate-binding protein-interacting protein 12-like isoform X2 → MAVVETSADHVAPAASDHGAAPYHASSEGGDAGEREMRDLEELLSKLNPMAEEFVPPSLAAHPMPPPPYAGYYPNGPPAAGFAPVASPGHRGVVGFPAADGRGRKKFGGYGGGYPHGGKRRVNSRTSQAQRDEVIRRTVYVSDIDHQVTEEQLAALFINVVDCRMCGDPNSVLRFAFIEFTDEEGARAALNLSGTVLGYYPVRVLPSKTAIAPVNPTFLPRSDDEREMCARTIYCTNIDKKVSQADVKLFFESICGEVYRLRLLGDYQHNTRIAFVEFVMAESATAALNCSGVILGSLPIRVSPSKTPVRPRAPRPMMN, encoded by the exons ATGGCCGTAGTCGAGACCTCCGCCGACCacgtcgcccccgccgcctccgACCACGGCGCCGCGCCGTACCACGCCTCCTCGGAGGGGGGCGACGCGGGGGAGCGCGAGATGCGGGATCTGGAGGAGCTCCTCTCCAAGCTCAACCCCATGGCGGAGGAGTTCGTCCCGCCTTCGCTCGCCGCGCACCCCATGCCGCCGCCCCCCTACGCCGGCTACTACCCCAACGGCCCACCCGCCGCCGGCTTCGCGCCGGTCGCCTCGCCGGGCCACCGCGGGGTCGtcggcttccccgccgccgacggcCGCGGCAGG AAGAAGTTCGGAGGTTACGGCGGCGGCTACCCCCACGGCGGCAAGCGGCGGGTCAACAGCCGCACCAGCCAGGCGCAGCGCGACGAGGTGATCCGCCGGACGGTCTACGTCTCCGACATCGATCATCAG GTCACCGAAGAGCAACTGGCAGCACTATTTATCAAC GTTGTGGACTGCCGCATGTGTGGAGATCCAAATTCAGTTCTTCGTTTTGCTTTCATAGAGTTTACTGATGAGG AGGGTGCAAGGGCTGCTCTAAATCTGTCAGGAACTGTGCTTGGATATTATCCTGTGAGGGTTCTGCCATCAAAAACTGCAATTGCACCAGTCAATCCTACGTTCCTGCCCAGG TCTGATGATGAGCGTGAGATGTGTGCAAGGACCATCTACTGcacaaacatcgacaagaag GTCTCTCAGGCAGATGTGAAACTGTTCTTCGAGTCAATATGTGGAGAG GTCTATCGGCTGAGGTTGCTTGGGGACTACCAGCATAATACTCGCATTGCCTTTGTGGAGTTTGTTATG GCTGAAAGTGCTACAGCTGCTCTCAACTGCAGTGGTGTTATACTGGGTTCCCTGCCAATAAG GGTGAGTCCATCTAAGACTCCCGTTCGTCCCCGTGCTCCTCGGCCAATGATGAACTAG
- the LOC119336254 gene encoding polyadenylate-binding protein-interacting protein 12-like isoform X3 produces the protein MAVVETSADHVAPAASDHGAAPYHASSEGGDAGEREMRDLEELLSKLNPMAEEFVPPSLAAHPMPPPPYAGYYPNGPPAAGFAPVASPGHRGVVGFPAADGRGRKKFGGYGGGYPHGGKRRVNSRTSQAQRDEVIRRTVYVSDIDHQVTEEQLAALFINVGQVVDCRMCGDPNSVLRFAFIEFTDEEGARAALNLSGTVLGYYPVRVLPSKTAIAPVNPTFLPRSDDEREMCARTIYCTNIDKKADVKLFFESICGEVYRLRLLGDYQHNTRIAFVEFVMAESATAALNCSGVILGSLPIRVSPSKTPVRPRAPRPMMN, from the exons ATGGCCGTAGTCGAGACCTCCGCCGACCacgtcgcccccgccgcctccgACCACGGCGCCGCGCCGTACCACGCCTCCTCGGAGGGGGGCGACGCGGGGGAGCGCGAGATGCGGGATCTGGAGGAGCTCCTCTCCAAGCTCAACCCCATGGCGGAGGAGTTCGTCCCGCCTTCGCTCGCCGCGCACCCCATGCCGCCGCCCCCCTACGCCGGCTACTACCCCAACGGCCCACCCGCCGCCGGCTTCGCGCCGGTCGCCTCGCCGGGCCACCGCGGGGTCGtcggcttccccgccgccgacggcCGCGGCAGG AAGAAGTTCGGAGGTTACGGCGGCGGCTACCCCCACGGCGGCAAGCGGCGGGTCAACAGCCGCACCAGCCAGGCGCAGCGCGACGAGGTGATCCGCCGGACGGTCTACGTCTCCGACATCGATCATCAG GTCACCGAAGAGCAACTGGCAGCACTATTTATCAACGTAGGGCAG GTTGTGGACTGCCGCATGTGTGGAGATCCAAATTCAGTTCTTCGTTTTGCTTTCATAGAGTTTACTGATGAGG AGGGTGCAAGGGCTGCTCTAAATCTGTCAGGAACTGTGCTTGGATATTATCCTGTGAGGGTTCTGCCATCAAAAACTGCAATTGCACCAGTCAATCCTACGTTCCTGCCCAGG TCTGATGATGAGCGTGAGATGTGTGCAAGGACCATCTACTGcacaaacatcgacaagaag GCAGATGTGAAACTGTTCTTCGAGTCAATATGTGGAGAG GTCTATCGGCTGAGGTTGCTTGGGGACTACCAGCATAATACTCGCATTGCCTTTGTGGAGTTTGTTATG GCTGAAAGTGCTACAGCTGCTCTCAACTGCAGTGGTGTTATACTGGGTTCCCTGCCAATAAG GGTGAGTCCATCTAAGACTCCCGTTCGTCCCCGTGCTCCTCGGCCAATGATGAACTAG